TGATAAACATACTTTTTCGTTAACTCTATGCAAGCAACGCCTTACATCCATAGTATTGCTTATATAAAAATGAGAAAATATTTGTGTAGGCAGGCTTTCCCTAGAAGTTTACTGTATGGAGATTTTGTTGTCAACGAGATTCTGACGGCAGAGAGACCGGGTCTTTCTTAACCATTTTAAAAATATAAAAAACACCCCGAGACGAAACAACGATACTGTTTGCAAACCCGTCTGATTGGAAAAATACCATCATCGAAGATGGCAAACCGTGCAGGCAACGCCAAAAGGGGTAGGGTGCGGTCCCTCTCCAACCCTCCCTACGGGATGACATCCTGACTGCGTACAATCACCTACAAATGGCGGATGGGGCGAGTCAATTGCTGAAGGATGAGCAGGATTTGGATGACAAACCGTACAATTCACCATTGAAACAGGAAAATGACAGTTCAAGCAGTGACGGTTATTGATCCCACCCCAGGACGCCGTATGGCTCAATGGTTTTGTATTGTTATGGCAACGAACACAAAAATCCTCCTGATGACACACGCTACATTTTTTGCGCTCCCACGAGGCGGCAAACCCATGGGTCTTTCTGCGCCAGGCATTATTATGGTTCCTGGGTTTTTGATCCTGATGGCAGTCAACACACCAATACAGGTCACCGTGACATCTCTGGCAGTACTCCTGGTCATAATAGAATTCGTTTCCGTGTCTTTGTATCCAGCGAGCATCATCGTGTTTTACCCATCGCTCTTCATGATACAGCGGCCTCCGGTTTTTTTTGATGTGTTTATGGCAAACATCGCACGCAATCTTCTCCTTTCCCATCTCTTTATGGCATGGGATACAGTTTCCAAACATATCGGGAATCAGATCCGGAGTAATTGCATCGCTCTCCTCTATGCCCACATGACATTGATTACAGACCACTTCATTTTCAATATGCGCCTTATGAGAAAAATTTATATCCTTGTATTTTTTGGGGACAGGATGCTTTACCTTTATCTTCATCCCTGGTTTCGTGTGGCAGAGAAGACAGGATTCTGGATGAAACGTATCATAATTTTTCATGTGACACGTAAGGCATTTCGCCATTTCGGGCCATCTCGGTTCAAGGTCCTCTCCCGAAGGATGACAGTAATTACAATCCTTTAACCCTCTTGCGGCGTGCTTTTTGTGGCTGTAGTGAATTTCAGATTCATTACACCCGCCAAACAGCACAAGCATGGAGATTGCCAGAAAAAAAAGAAGACAGGAGTGTGTCTTTATCCTAAACACGCAAACGTTAAAGGAAAAATATCCCGGCCATGATTCAGGATATGCGGAAGGTAACGTTCCTTTATTTCTATTCAATTCCTTGTATTTTGCCATATTAAAAATTCGTGCTAAAAGAAATCAATGCTTGATGAAAGGTTTCAGGGTCGGTATCGCTGACCTCAGTGGACCACCTCATACTGATATGAGACTTTTCCGTCAAGTGGTATTTTATCCGTGAATAATAATTACGCACGTTGATTTTTTGTTCTATGTCTCTCGCAGTTTCATTATCCAGTATAGACACAAGATCATTACTCCCCGTGTAATTATATTTATAATAGGAATAGCTTGTGCCTGCGGAAACCTCAAACTTCCCAATCTTTTTCTCCAGGTCAATACCAAGACTCGTATTGCGGTCAAAACCCTCAACATTCCAGTATTCTGCGGTAAAGGAAGCTTGAGATTCTTTTAAAAGGACATTTTGTATGGTCAGCGAAAGATAAGCCCTGTTATAATCACGGTTGAAGGTATCTTCGTCATTGTTATCGATAACATTCCTGAAATCCATG
Above is a genomic segment from Candidatus Brocadiaceae bacterium containing:
- a CDS encoding cytochrome c family protein, producing the protein MAKYKELNRNKGTLPSAYPESWPGYFSFNVCVFRIKTHSCLLFFLAISMLVLFGGCNESEIHYSHKKHAARGLKDCNYCHPSGEDLEPRWPEMAKCLTCHMKNYDTFHPESCLLCHTKPGMKIKVKHPVPKKYKDINFSHKAHIENEVVCNQCHVGIEESDAITPDLIPDMFGNCIPCHKEMGKEKIACDVCHKHIKKNRRPLYHEERWVKHDDARWIQRHGNEFYYDQEYCQRCHGDLYWCVDCHQDQKPRNHNNAWRRKTHGFAASWERKKCSVCHQEDFCVRCHNNTKPLSHTASWGGINNRHCLNCHFPVSMVNCTVCHPNPAHPSAIDSPHPPFVGDCTQSGCHPVGRVGEGPHPTPFGVACTVCHLR